The Fundidesulfovibrio putealis DSM 16056 genome includes a window with the following:
- the guaB gene encoding IMP dehydrogenase produces MDRINSLGLTFDDVLLIPAYSEILPDQADVSTWLTPEIRLNIPLLSAAMDTVTESRMAISMARNGGAGVIHKNMSVAQQKLEVEKVKKSESGMIIDPVTVHPEMTVAAALKVMAEYSISGLPVVENDGLVGIVTNRDVRFVDDDVTLVRDVMTSDKLITVPVGTPLEIAKEHLHVHRIEKLLVVDEHKKLKGLITIKDIDKIQKYPNACKDPLGRLRTGGAVGVGAGRDERVEALMEAGCDFIVLDSAHGHTRNILTAVEAIRSQFPKCQLIAGNVGTYEGAKALIAAGADTVKVGIGPGSICTTRIVAGVGVPQVTAIMEAVRACREHDRCCVADGGIKFSGDVVKAIAAGADTVMMGSMFAGTEESPGETMLYQGRTYKIYRGMGSIDAMREGSADRYSQDKTSKLVPEGIVGRVPFKGHVSESIYQMVGGLRSGMGYVGVANIKDLQEKPRFTRISPAGLRESHVHDVIITKESPNYRVESY; encoded by the coding sequence ATGGACAGAATAAACAGCCTTGGCCTCACGTTCGACGACGTACTGCTCATTCCCGCCTATTCGGAGATCCTGCCTGACCAGGCGGACGTCTCCACCTGGCTCACTCCGGAAATCCGGCTGAACATACCACTTTTGTCCGCAGCCATGGACACCGTCACCGAGTCGCGCATGGCCATCTCCATGGCCCGCAACGGCGGCGCGGGCGTCATCCACAAGAACATGTCCGTGGCCCAGCAGAAGCTGGAAGTGGAGAAGGTCAAGAAGAGCGAATCCGGCATGATCATCGATCCGGTGACCGTGCACCCGGAGATGACCGTTGCCGCCGCCCTCAAGGTGATGGCCGAATACTCCATCTCGGGCCTTCCCGTGGTGGAGAACGACGGCCTGGTGGGCATCGTCACCAACCGCGACGTGCGCTTCGTGGACGACGACGTGACCCTGGTGCGCGACGTCATGACCAGCGACAAGCTGATCACCGTCCCTGTCGGCACTCCGCTGGAGATCGCCAAGGAGCACCTGCACGTCCACCGCATCGAAAAGCTCCTGGTGGTGGATGAGCACAAGAAGCTGAAGGGCCTCATCACCATCAAGGACATCGACAAGATCCAGAAATATCCCAACGCCTGCAAGGACCCCCTGGGGCGCCTTCGCACCGGCGGCGCGGTCGGCGTTGGAGCCGGGCGCGATGAACGCGTGGAGGCCCTGATGGAAGCCGGATGCGACTTCATCGTGCTGGACTCCGCCCACGGCCACACCCGCAACATCCTGACCGCTGTTGAGGCCATCCGCTCCCAGTTCCCCAAGTGCCAGCTCATCGCGGGCAACGTGGGCACCTATGAGGGAGCCAAGGCTCTTATCGCCGCCGGAGCCGACACCGTGAAGGTGGGCATCGGGCCGGGCTCCATCTGCACCACCCGCATCGTGGCCGGCGTCGGCGTTCCCCAGGTGACCGCCATCATGGAAGCCGTGCGCGCCTGCCGCGAGCATGACCGCTGCTGCGTGGCCGACGGCGGCATCAAGTTCTCGGGCGACGTGGTCAAGGCCATCGCCGCCGGAGCCGACACCGTGATGATGGGTTCCATGTTTGCTGGCACCGAGGAAAGCCCCGGCGAGACGATGCTGTACCAGGGCCGCACCTACAAGATCTATCGCGGCATGGGCTCCATCGACGCCATGCGCGAGGGCAGCGCCGACCGCTACTCGCAGGACAAGACCTCCAAGCTGGTGCCCGAGGGCATCGTGGGCCGCGTTCCCTTCAAGGGCCATGTGTCAGAGTCCATCTACCAGATGGTGGGCGGCCTGCGCTCCGGCATGGGCTACGTGGGCGTCGCCAACATCAAGGACCTCCAGGAAAAGCCCCGTTTCACCCGCATATCTCCGGCAGGGCTTCGCGAATCACACGTCCACGACGTCATCATCACCAAGGAATCTCCCAACTACAGGGTGGAGAGCTACTAA